From one Calypte anna isolate BGI_N300 chromosome 11, bCalAnn1_v1.p, whole genome shotgun sequence genomic stretch:
- the GAN gene encoding gigaxonin: MSGPSAVSDPQHPARLLRALSSFREESRFCDAHLVLEGKEIPVQKNILAAASPYIRTKLNYNPPKDDGSTYKIELEGISVDIMKEILDYIFSGQIRLNEETIQDVVQAADLLLLTDLKTLCCEFLEGCIAAENCIGIRDFALHYCLHHVHYLASEYLETHFRDVSSTEEFLELTPQKLKEVLSMEKLNVGNEKYVFEAVIRWISHDSDSRKVHMKDVMSAVWVSGLDAGYLREQMMSEPLVREIVKECNNIPLTPPQQGEAMLASFKPRGYSECIVTVGGEERVSRKPTSVMRCMCPLYDPNRQLWIELAPMSIPRINHGVLSAEGFLFVLGGQDENKGTLNSGEKYDPDTNSWSSLPPMNEARHNFGVVEIDGILYILGGEDGEKELISMESYDIYSRTWTKQPDLTMVRKIGCYAAMKKKIYAMGGGSYGKLFESVECYDPRTQQWTAICPLKERRFGAVACGVASELYVFGGVRSRDDSQASEMVTCKSEFYHDEFKRWIYLNDQNLCIPTSSSFVYGAVPIGASIYVIGDLDTGTNYDYVREFKRSTGTWQRTKPLFPSDLRRTGCAALRIANCKLFRLQLQQGLFRIRVPSP, translated from the exons aaCAAAATTGAATTATAATCCTCCAAAGGATGATGGCTCAACGTACAAAATTGAACTGGAAGGGATATCTGTTGATATCATGAAAGAGATACTAGATTACATCTTCAGTGGGCAG ATCAGGCTAAATGAAGAAACTATCCAAGATGTGGTACAGGCAGCTGATCTCCTGCTGCTTACAGACTTAAAAACTCTCTGCTGTGAGTTTTTAGAAGGTTGCATAGCTGCTGAGAACTGTATTGGTATTCGGGACTTTGCACTGCACTATTGTTTGCATCATGTTCACTACCTTGCCTCAGAGTATCTGGAAACTCACTTTCGAGatgtcagcagcacagaggaattCTTGGAACTGACTCCTCAGAAACTGAAAGAAGTGCTGTCGATGGAAAAGCTCAAtgttggaaatgaaaaatacgTCTTTGAAGCGGTGATTAGGTGGATTTCTCATGATTCAGACTCAAGAAAG gTTCACATGAAGGATGTCATGTCAGCAGTGTGGGTTTCAGGCTTAGATGCAGGCTATTTACGTGAGCAGATGATGAGTGAACCACTGGTACGGGAGATTGTCAAAGAATGCAACAATATTCCCCTGACACCACCCCAGCAGGGAGAGGCCATGCTGGCCTCCTTCAAGCCCCGGGGCTACTCAGAGTGTATAGTGACTGTTGGTGGAGAAGAACGAGT ATCACGGAAACCAACCTCAGTGATGCGCTGTATGTGTCCTCTTTATGACCCCAATAGACAGCTCTGGATTGAACTTGCTCCTATGAGTATTCCAAGGATCAATCATGGAGTGTTGTCAGCAG aaggatttttatttgtgCTTGGTGGTCAGGATGAAAACAAGGGAACACTAAACTCTGGAGAGAAATACGATCCAGATACCAATTCATGGAGTTCCTTACCACCAATGAATGAG GCACGACATAATTTTGGTGTAGTAGAGATAGATGGAATTCTGTATATTCTGGGAGGTGAGGATGGTGAAAAGGAGCTCATCTCTATGGAGAGCTATGATATTTATAGTCGAACCTGGACCAAGCAGCCAGACTTGACCATGGTTAGAAAG ATTGGCTGCTATGCAGctatgaagaagaaaatctatGCAATGGGTGGAGGCTCCTATGGGAAACTCTTTGAGTCTGTTGAGTGTTATGACCCAAGGACTCAGCAGTGGACAGCAATCTGTCCTCTGAAAGAGAGAAG GTTTGGGGCAGTGGCCTGTGGAGTTGCCTCAGAGCTTTACGTATTTGGTGGGGTCAGAAGTCGTGACGACAGCCAAGCCAGTGAGATGGTGACATGCAAATCTGAATTTTACCATGATGAATTTAAAAG GTGGATTTATCTAAATGACCAGAATCTATGTATCCCAACTAGCTCTTCCTTTGTGTATGGAGCTGTGCCCATTGGAGCCAGCATATATGTGATTGGAGATCTCGATACAG GTACAAATTATGACTATGTCAGAGAATTTAAAAGGAGCACGGGGACCTGGCAGCGCACTAAACCCCTCTTCCCCTCCGACCTCCGCCGCACGGGCTGCGCGGCTCTGCGGATCGCCAACTGCAAACTCTTCcgcctgcagctccagcaggggCTGTTCCGCATCCGAGTCCCTTCCCCCTGA